CGATGACCACGCTGGGCTTGTCGGCGGCGATGGCACCCGTGGCGAAGGAGAGGCCGATGGCGAGGGCAGCGGCGGCGAGCTTGAAGCGTTGGGCGGTTTTCATGGGAGTCCTGAGGAGAGGTTGGGAGTGGTGAAGAGGAGCCCGTACTGTCGGCGCAGCCGGCTTTCGGCGCCATCGGACGAATGTCCGATGCCGAAACCCTATGGCGCCAAGGGCACTGGCGGCTGTGGAAGGTCGGCGGGATAAGATTCCTCCGAGCAAAAAGACGCCCATTTCTCCAAGACGCCATGGCCACAAGCAGCAACCTTCAGGAACGCAAGCAGCGAGAGCTGGAACAACGCCGCAAGGACATCCTGAAGGTCGTGCGCAAGATGATCGTCAAGAGCGGCGCGCGCGAGATCACCATGCGCAAGGTGGCCGAGGAATCGGGCTTCTCGAACACCGTGGTGTATGCGCTCTTCGGCGACAAGGCCAGCATGATCGCCAACGCGGTCGACGACGACCTGATCCGGCTGAACAAGCTCATGCAGGCCGCGGTAGTTGGCGGCAAGAGTTCGATCGAACGCATCCGGCTCGCATGCCTTGCCTATGTCGAGAACGGGCTCAAACACCCCGACCAGTACTTCCTCGTGTTCATGGAGCGTCGTCCCGCAGCGCCCATCGAGACCTCGACGCTCACCTTCGGCGACCTCGAGAGCGACCCCTACGCCTTCGTCTGCAGCCTCACCGCGGCGCTGGTGCACGACGGCTACATGGCGGCCGACGACAAGCAGGTGGCCGTGGCCACGCAGATCATCTGGGAGGGCATGCACGGCATGACCTCGCTGCGCGTCTCCACCGGCGACGACCCGTGGATCGAGCGGCTCGATGCCGAGGCGCACCTGAACCTGTTGCTCGACATTCTTCTGCTGGGCATCGTGCAGCGCTTCCCGGGCGCCAAGTCGGCCGCGGCGATCAAGCTGCTGTCGCAGGGCCGCAGCTGAACCTTGCGCCCGCTCAGCGCACCAGCAGCTTCATCATCCGTTCGAAGGTCTTGCTGTAGGGCGGCTTGAAGAGGCCGACGCCGTTGAAGGCCGACTGGTGAAAGATCGGCTTCATCTTCGAGAAGGTCCGGAAGCCGTGTTCCCCGTGGTACGCGCCCATGCCGCTCGCACCGACGCCGCCGAAGGGCAGGTCGTCCTGCGCGATGTGCAGCAGGGTGTCGTTGATCGACACGCCGCCGGCCACCGTCTGCTGCATCACCCGGTCGATGGTCGCGCCGTTCTTCTCGAACAGGTAGAGCGCGAGCGGGCGTGGGTGCGCGTTGACGTAGGCGATGGCTTCGTCGATGGCGCCATAGGTCATCACCGGCAGGATGGGGCCGAAGATTTCTTCCTTCATCACGCGCATGCTGTCCTGTATGCCGGTCAGCAGCACCGGCGGGAAGCGGCGTGTCGCGGCATCGGGCGTCATGTCCGAGAGCGGCACGGCCGACGCGCCTTCCATCTGCGCCAGCGCGGCGAGCTCCTGCAGGCGGGAGAAGTGGCGCGGGCTCACGATGCTGGTGTAGTCGGTGTTGCGCGCGATGTCCGGGTACATCGCGTTGAACACGCGCCGGGCGCTGTCCGCGAAGCGCTGTTGCTGCCCCTCGGGCACCAGCACGTAGTCGGGCGCGATGCAGGTCTGGCCCGCATTGAGCGTCTTGCCCACGAGGATGCGTTCGACGGCCTTTTCGAAGTTGGCATCGGGCCCGATGATCGCGGGCGACTTGCCGCCAAGCTCCAGCGTCACCGGCGTGAGGTTCTCGCTCGCGGCGCGCATCACATGGTGGCCGACGGCTGTCGAACCGGTGAACAGCAGGTGGTCGAAGGGCAGGCTGGTGAATTCGCGCGCCGCTTCGGCATCGCCGTTGACGATGGCGATCTCGTCTTCCGCGAAGCTGGCCCGCACGAGCGTGGCGAACAGTTCGGCAAAGCGCGGCGTGAATTCCGACTGCTTCACCATCACGCGGTTGCCCGCGGCGAGCGCCGCCGTCATCGGTCCCACGGCCAGGTTCAGCGGGTAGTTCCACGGCACCACGATGCCGACCACGCCCAGGGGCTGCGGCATGATCCGCGACGACGCGGGCTTGAACCACAGGCCGGTGGAACGGCGCTGCGTGCGCATCCATTTCCTGCCGTGGCGCAGCGCATGGTTGATGCCCTCGACGGCGGGGAAGACCTCGGCCAGTTCGGTTTCCTGATAGGGCCGGTTGAAGAAGTCCGCGCTGATGGCGGCGGCGATCTCCTTGCGGTGGTCCATCACCAGAGCGCGCAGGCGCTCCAGGCGCCCGGCGCGCTCGCTCCATGGCGGGGTCTGCGCGCGCAGGCTGGCGGCGCGCATGGCGTCGAAGGTCTGTTTCATGTCTTGGGTCATGGCACTTCGTCGATGGGCTTCAGCCCGTTTGTTGGTACACCGGCCAGTGGTCCTGGATCTTGCCACCGCGCAGGGTCACCAGGTCGCCGAACTGCAGCAGCACGCCTTCGGCGATGGCGGGGCGCAGGAACACCTGGTCGTCCACCGAAAGGCCCGTGGCCGGCGAGCCGTTCACGTTCTCCTGGTTGGCGCTGTGGCCGAGGATGCCGTTGAACTGCAGGCCCTTGGGCGAGGCGTAGTCCGCGAGCCAGTAGCCGCCGTAGATGTAGTAGGTCTGGCGCTGGTTCACGTCCCACCACGAGAAGATCTTCGACTTGCCGTCGAGCGCCGGAATGGTCACCGGCCCGGTCGCCTTGATGACCGGCGTGGCGATGAACGCGGCCGGCTCGTGCGCGGCCAGCGTCTCGATGTCGTAGTGCGTGGGCTTGAGCAGCGCGGTGCCGGTGCTGACCTCGGTGCTCAGCTTCTCCGCCTCGTGCAGCTTGTAGCTGGGACTGCCGCCGGTGTTGAGCGTGAGGCCGTCGTTCCACAGCGTCGGGTACTGGCCGCGCACGTGATCGATGAAGCCCTGGTAGATCGCCATCGCCTTGGCGAGCAGTTCCTCGGATGACCCCAGCGCCTTCGGCACGCCGAAGCCCACGTGCGCGTCGTAGCCCATGAAGCCTGCGAACTCGAGCTGCTGCGGGTTCGCGGCGATGAGGTCGAGCATCCGGCCGAGCGTGGCGTTGTCGGCCACGCCGCCGCGGTGCAGGCCCACGTCGATCTCGAGGTTGATGCGCAGCTTGCTGCCGATGCCCTGCGCGAGCGCGAGGTATTGCTGCAGCCGCTCGGGCGTGTCGAGCAGCCACTGCAGCTGCCGCGACGGATCGAACGGTCCCTTGAGCTTCTTGTAGAACAGCGCTGCCGACTGCACCGGCAACGGCTTGCCCATGAGGATGTCGAAGTCCGGAAAAATCTCCGCGTCGATGTTGAGGAAGGGCTGGTGGAAGGACATCAGCCGCTTCGTGCCCGAGCGCTTGGCCACATAGTCGATGAGCGCATGCGAAGGCAGCGACTTCTCGACGATGCGGTAGTGCTTGCCGCCCTGGCGCAGGCTCTGCATCACGCGGTCGATGTTGCGGTCCATGCGGTCCAGGTCGATGACCATGCAGGGGCGCATCGGGCCGTTCTTCTTCAGCTCGTTGTTGAGCGCGCGGAAATAGTCGTCGTGCGGCGCGCCGTTGTCGCCGGGGCGGAGGGCAAAGGCGCCGACGGTCCCGACAGCGGCCACGCCGAGCGTGCCCAGGAGGATCTTCCGGCGGCTCATGCGGTGACTCCGAAAAGCTGGCGCAGGTAGGGGTTGAGCATGCGGCCTTCCGGGTCGAGCCTGGCGCGCAGTGCGAGGAAGTCGTTCCAGCGCGGATAGAGCGCCGCGAGTTGCGGCGCCTTCAGGTCGTGCAGCTTGCCCCAGTGCGGCCGGCCCTGGTACTTGCGGTAGATCGGGCCGATTTCCGAGAGCAGGTAGTCGTAGGGCTCGCCCTGCGCGGCATGCACGGCGATCGAGCAGCTGTCGCGCGCATGGAACGGGCTGAGCCACGCGTCATCGGCCTTCACGAAGCGGAACTCCAGCGGAAAGAACACGTCGTTGCGCCGCTCCAGCGCAGCGATGACTTCGCGCACGCAGGCGATGCCGTCGGCGCGCGGCACGTGGCACTCGGTCTCGTTGAACTTGGTGGGGCGCTGCGTGGAGAGCAGCTTCCATGAGCGGTTCTTCGCCTCCTCGGTCTGCTCGCCGTCGATCAGCTTGCCGGCCACCCAGCGGCGCAGCGACGGGAACCAGCCCAGCCAGTCGCGCAGGCGCTTGAGGTCGCGCAGCATGTCTTCGTCGGCCGAGGGCGACTGGACCGTGTCGGTGCCGGTGTAGAGGTCGTTGGTGATGCCCGCCGCATAACCGGTGAAGGGCAGGTAGTAGAACTCGAAGTTGCGGTGCTTCTCCGCGAGCGCAGGCGCCTCGTCGAGCATCGCCTCCAAGGGCTTGAGGAACACGCGGCGGTGCAGGTTGAAGGCGGGCACCACGCGCACCGTGGCCTGCGTGATCACGCCCAGGCTGCCGAGCGACACGCGCGCAGCGGCCAGCAGCTCGGGGTTGCGCTCGGTGCTGCAGTCGAGCACCTCGCCGCCCGGCGTCATGAGCCGGAGGCCCACCACGTCGGCATGCAGCGCGGGCAGGTCCTTGCCGGTGCCGTGGGTTGCGGTGGCGATGGCGCCTGCGAAGGATTGCGCGTCGATGTCGGGCAGGTTGCGAAGGCCCAGGCCTTGCGTGTCGAGCTGGCGCGACAGCAGCGCGAGGCGTGTGCCGGCGTGCAGCGTCACGGTCTGCGCCTGTGCGTCGCTCGCGACGATGCCCGACATGCGGTCCAGCGAGATCAGCGTGGCCTCGGTCGGCACCAGCGCAGTGAACGAGTGGCCCGCGCCGACGCAGCGCGCGCCGGCCGCGCCGGCCTTGCGCAATGCCGCCGCGAGCTCGGCTTCGTCGCCCGGCGTCTCGATGGCCTTGGGCGTGCAGCGGGCGATGCCGGACCAGTTCGTCCAGCCGGGGGCAGGCGTTGTTGTTGCGGCCGTTGGCGCGGCGACATCTGCCGCAGCGCGCGCCTCGATGCCGCTGCCGGCGAATGCAGCGGTGACAGCGATGCCCGCGCCGGCCTTCAGCACCGTGCGGCGGCGCTCGCCGTGCGGCGTTTGCGCGTTGTCGTCGTTGCTCATTTCCGTTCTTCCTTCCCTTGGCTCATGAAGACGATCAGCGCGCGCATGTCGGCTTCGCTGCAATCCGCGCAGAGGCCCTTGGGCGGCATCGCATTGAAGCCTTCCATCGCGTGCTTCACGAGCACATCCATGCCCTTGCCCAGGCGCGGCTTCCATTGCGCGATGTCGCCGGTCAGCGGCGCCTTGGCGTCGATGGCGGTGTGGCATGCGAGGCACGAGCGCTCGTAGCGCGCGCGCAGGTCGTCGGAGGCGGGCCGCAGCGATTCGGCGCGATGGATGTCCGAGGTGGAAGGTGGCTGTGGTGCTTCCTCCTTGCAGGCTGCGAGACCCGCAAGAAGAAGCGTCGACAGAAAGAGTCGAAAGGCAATTCGCATGCGGTCGTCGTCTGGCTAGAAGGTGTGGCGGATGCCGACGGTGGTGCCGGTCTGCGTGCGCGCGATCGTCGGGCTCTGCGCGTTGATGCCCACGAGCTGCGCGCCGATCAGCCCGCCGCGGTACACCGAGTGGTCGATCTCGGCATAGAGCATGGTCCGCTTCGACAGCGCATAGCCCGCCACCAGCTGGTACTGGCTGGCCGAGCCGTCGAAGTCGCTCGTGTAGCCGCGCTGCCGCGTGAACCACACGTTGGCCGCGAGCGTGAGCCAGGGCGTGGCCTTGTAGGTGATGCCGCCGAGGATCATGCGGCGCTTGCTGAAGCCGCCCGGGATGCTCGGGTCCACCGTCTGCGCCGGCGAGATGATGCCCAGCCCCGCAAGGTCGACCGCGCTGAACGGCCCGTTCGCGAACGAGGTGAAGTCGTTGTCGCGCCGGTTCTCGATGTAGCCGGCCTGCAGCGTGGCCGATTCGCCGAGCCTGAACTGCGCGCCCGCGGTGTAGATGTCGAACTTCGCGTTCGTGTTGTCGTCCTTGGTGCGCATGAGCGCGCCGGCCAGCTTGACCGGACCGTTCTCCGGCGCGTAGGCCACGCCCACGCCGTACTGGCTGCCGCGCCTGGAAGACCCCTCGCCCTCGCCGATGGCGTACTGCGCGAGCAGCACCACGTCGCCCAGCTGCGCGCCCCAATGGACCATGTTGTTGGTCTTGCTCGCGGCCAGCAGCGTGTGCTCGGGCTTGAAGGCGTTGAAGTAGTCGGCCCAGAGGTTGGAGCCGTAGGCGAGCGAGGCCGCCTCCATCGCCACGTTGTACTGCCGCCCGAGGGTGAGCTGGCCCCACGACTGCGACACCAGCCCGACCGAGGCGATCTGCATGTACTGCGAGCCGTCCCTGGGAAGCGGGTCGCCGTTGCGCAGGTCGAAGTGGCTCTCGAGCTGGAAGATCGCCTGCAGCCCGCCGCCCAGGTCTTCGGTGCCCTTCACGCCCCAGAAGCTTTCGGACATGCCGCCTTCCCTTGTCATGCGCAGGCGCGAGCGGGTGTTCACGGGGGCGCCGTCGGCGCCGTAGTCGGTGGCGTGCGTCTCGTAGCGCAGGCCCGCATCGACCGTGCCGTACAGCGTGAGGGTGCTTTGCGCCCACGCGGTGCCGGCACACAGCGGCAGCGCCAGCGCGGCCACCGAAAGGGGGACTCGTCTCGTCATGTTGTTTCCTTCATCTGCCCAAGCCATGCAGCTCTTCGCTGGAAGTGCGCCGTGTTTCCGGCGCGGGGCGGATGTTAGAACGTTGATCTGAAAAAATCCAACGTTTTATTTGGAATCGTTGTTCCTTCCGATTTCTGTGGCCTTAGGTTTTCATCGGGCGCACAAAAGCAAACGCGCCCTGGAAGGGCGCGTTGCGGGGGAGCGAGGCCGCGGCGTCAGCCGGCGTTGGCGGGGGGCGGCGGCTCGACCGGCAGCGCGCGCTTGTGCGCGCTCTTGCGGTGCGTCGACAGGATGATCGCGCGCGCCGCGGCCGACACCGGCTTGCCTTCGAGGAAGTCGTCGATCTGTTCGTAGGTCACGCCGAAGGCGTCTTCGTCGGGCTTGCCCGGCACCAGCGATTCGAGGTCGGCGGTCGGCACCTTGTAGACCAGTTCGTCGGGTGCGCCGAGCAGTGCCGCCACGGCGCGCACGCGGCGCTTGTTGAGGCCGGTGAGCGGCGTGATGTCGGCCGCGCCGTCGCCGAACTTGGTGAAGAAGCCCATCAGCGCCTCGGCCGCATGGTCGGTGCCGATGACGATGCCGTCGTGCGCACCGGCCACCGCGAACTGCGCCACCATGCGCTGGCGCGCCTTGATGTTGCCGAGCACGAAGTCCTCGTGCGCCGCATCGCGGAACTTCAGGTCGCCGGCCTTCAATGCGGCGAGCATGCCGTCGGCCGCGGGGCGGATGTCGACGGTGATCGTGCGGTCGGGCTTCATCACGGTGAGCGATCGCTGGGCTTCCGCCTCGTCCTTCTGCACGCCGTAGGGCAGTCGCATGGCGATGAAGGTGGCGTCGTAGCCTTCGGCGCGCAGTTTCTCGACGGCGCGCTGCGCGAGGCAGCCGGCGGTCAGCGAATCGACGCCGCCGCTGATGCCGAGCACCAGTGTCTTGAGGCCCGTCTGCTTCAGGTAGCTGGCGAGGAAGTCAGTGCGCCGCGCGAGTTCGGCGGCGGCATCGAAGACAGGCGCCACATGCAGCGCCGCGATGATCTCGCGCTGCGTGGCATCGACGGGGGACAGGTCAGCACTCATGGTGTTTGCCGGTGTGAATGAAGAAGATCAGAAGTCGACGAGGCTCAGGCCGATGCTCAAGACCGTGCGCTTGCGGTTGTAGTCCACCAGCGTGTCGCCATAGCCATGGAACAGCTGCGTGTGGAAGCGCAGGTTGCTCTTGGTCGGATCGCCGATGGCCTTGAGCCACTCGAGCTTCAACGAACCGCGGCCGCTGTCGCGCAGGTTGTTGCGCACGGTCACGCCGAGCGTGTTGTCGCGGTTCAGGTTCCAGCGGCCGGTGATTTCGGCGCGGCCGATGTAGTCGGCGATGTCGGGGTTGTCGTCCTTCGCCGCATCTTCCGAGATGCGCTTCCAGATGCGTCCGGTGATCTGGAACTTGTCGCCGAGCTCGGCACCGCCCATCAGGTAGACGCGGTTCCAGCTGCGCGACAGCGGCAGGGTCTGTCCGTTCGACTGGTGCACGATGCCCAGGCCCGCATAGCGCCAGCGCCAGCCGCCGGGCAGGTGGAAGTCGGTCGGGTAGACATACATCAACTCGGGTTCGTGGTCGGTGGTGCGGAACGGCCGCGAGATCGCGCCGTTGAACAGCTGCCACGTCGACTGCTGCGAGTAGGCGAACCACAGCGAGTCTTTCCGGATCGGGTCGTTCTGCGTGAGCATGCCCTGCGCGAGCTTGGTGCGCACCGACAGGCCGATGCGCATCTCGTTGGCCTGGTAGGCCACGGGCTCGCCGGTGTGGTCGGGCGAAGGCGAGGTGGGCACCTGCGGCTTCCTGGTGGCGGCCGAGGCAGCGACGTAGAGGGGCCGGTAGCCGCGGAAGCCGAAGGTGCCGCAGTCGGTGGCGTTCTCCAGTTCCCAGAAGCGCGAAAGCGCCGAGTACTGTTGGTCGCGGCAGCCCTCGGTGGTGGCGACGGTGATCACGCGGGTGGCGGGGATCGAGCCGTCCACCGGCGGCGCCTGCGTGCTGGCCAGCACCGGCGGTGCGACGGGCACCGACACCGAGGGCAGCGTCTGCTGCTGCGCCCAGCGGTCGAAGCAGGCCAGGCGCGCATCGTTGTTGTTGCCGAGCGCGGCGCATTGCTGCCAGGTGAGCTGCGAATCGGCCAGCGGGCTCGCGGGCTTGTCGACGGCCTGCGCGCAGGCGGCCGCGCTGCCGAGGGAGGCCGCGAACGTCATGAGCGTTGCGAAGAACGCATGTGTGCGAGTGGTCATTGTTTTCCTTCCGAACCGCCCGTTTTGATCAGCACGAACGGGTGCGTGCTTTCGTCCGCGGCATTGCGCCACGTTCCCCTGAATTCGCGGCCGCAGGAGCGCGGCTGCAAGGTACCGGCCCAGTTGCCGCTGATGGCGCGGCCGTCCAGCGACTCGTCGATGGAGAGCGCGCCTTCGTCGTCGACGTCGCCCGCGAGCTGCGCCACCGAAGGCTTTGCGCCGCCATCGGCGTTGCGCGTGATGGTGCCGCGCACGCCGGCGTAGTCGGGGTGCTTGCCCAGTTGCACGACGGACACGGCGGGCAGGCCGTCGAAGCGGGCTTCCCAGCGGCCGTAGAGCGATTGCAGCGGCAGGTCGCGCGCGTCGGCGGGGCAGTTGGGATCGACCGCTGCGCAGCCCGTGACGGCGAGCGCGGCCAAGGCGGCGAGCAGCGTTCTCATGGCGCCGCCGCAGCGGCGGCTTTCGCAGCCGCACTGTCCTGTGCCTTCTGCGCAAACTCGGCGCGCAGCGCCTTGAGTTTTTCACGCGGGTCTTCCTTCGTCGTGGCCTTGTCCAGGCCCATCTCGGCGATGAATCGGCTCGGCAGGCAGGGCACCATGTCGCGGCCCTGCTTGCGCTTTTTGGTCCAGCTCACGGCCAGGCTGCGCTGCGCGCGGGTGATGCCCACATACATCAGGCGGCGCTCTTCCTGCAGGCGCTGGGTTGTCTCGTCGCTCACCACCTTCTGGCGGCCGTTGTCGTCGTCGAGCTTGAAGGGCAGCATGCCTTCGGTCACGCCGATCAGCACCACGTGCGGCCACTCCAGGCCCTTGGAGGCATGCAGCGTGGAGAGCGTGACCACGTTCTGGTCCTGCTCGCGCTCGCTGATGGTCGAGAGCAGCGAGATGGTCTGCGCCACCTCGAGCAGGCTCTTGCGCTCGGTCTCGTCGTTGTCGTTGGCGCCCGAGGCGTCGTCCAGCGAACCGCCGGCGCGCTGGGACATCCAGTCGACGAACTCCATCACGTTGTTCCAGCGCGTGGCGGCCGCCGCCTCGCTCTCTTCGCCGTCGTAGAGATGGCGTTCGTAGTCGATCTCCTTGAGCCAGTCGAGCATGAAGGTGCGCGAGGCTTCCGCGCCCATGGTGCGGCGTGCGCGGTATTCCAGGTCGTTGATGTAGCGGCCGAACTCGTGCACGCCCTCGAGCGTGCGCTTGGGGATCACGCTGGGCAGCGAGGGGCTGAACAGCGCCGCGAACAGGCTCAGCTTGTACTGGCTGGCAAAGGTGCCCAGGCTCGCGAGCGTGGTGTGGCCGATGCCGCGCTTGGGCGTGGTGATGGCGCGCAGGAACGCGGGGTCGTCGTCGTTGTTGACCCAGAGACGAAACCAGCCGCACAGGTCCTTGATCTCGGCGCGGTCGAAGAAGCTCTGGCCGCCCGACACCTTGTAGGGAATCTGCGCGCGGCGCAGCGCCTGCTCCAGGATTCGTGCCTGGTGGTTGGCGCGGTAGAGGATGGCGAAGTCGCGGAACTCCTTGTGCTGCTTGCCTTGCGTGACCGCATCGCCGGCGCGCAGGCTCACGATGCGCGCCACCGCGCGCTCGGCCTCGTGCAGCTCGGTGTCGGCATCGACCACGCGCACCGGCTCGCCTTCGCCGAGCTCGGAGAACAGCGTCTTCGGAAACAGCTTGGGGTTGGGGCCGATCACGTTGTTGGCTGCCCGCAGGATGGCGCTGGTGGAGCGGTAGTTCTGCTCCAGCTTGATGACCTTGAGCGTCGGGTAGTCGATCGGCAGCTTCTTCAGGTTGTCCAGCGTGGCGCCGCGCCAGCCGTAGATCGACTGGTCGTCGTCGCCCACGGCGGTGAAGCGGGCGCGGTCGCCGGCCAGGGCCTTGAGCACCTCGTACTGCGTGGCGTTGGTGTCCTGGTATTCGTCCACCAGGATGTGACCGAGCGCGGCCTGCCACTTGGCGCGCACTTCGGGAAAGTCGTGCAGCAGCTTGAGCGGCATGCCGATCAGGTCGTCGAAGTCGACGCTCTGGTAGGCCTGCAGCCGCTCCTCGTAGTGGCGCATGACCTCGGCCGTGATGCGCTCGTTGTCGTCCACCGCGGCCGCAGCGGCCTGCTGGGCATCGAGGCCCATGTTCTTCCACTTGCTGATGGTCCACTGCCAGATGCGGGCGGTGGCGATGTCGGTGGTGCCGCCGGCGTCCTTCAGGATCTTGGTCACGTCGTCGCTGTCCAGGATGCTGAAGGCGGGCTTGAGGCCCAGTACCGCGCCGTCTTCGCGCATCATGCGCACGCCCAGTGCGTGGAAGGTGCAGACCACCACCTTGCGCGCGTCCCGGCCGATCAGGTCCTTCGCGCGCTCGCGCATTTCCGCGGCCGCCTTGTTCGTGAAGGTGATGGCCGCGATGCGCTTGGGTTCGAGGCCGGCCTGGATCAGCCGGCCGATCTTGTGCGTGATCACCCGCGTCTTGCCCGAGCCCGCGCCTGCCAGCACCAGGCAGGGACCGTGCATGTAGTTGACCGCTTCTTGTTGCGCGAGATTGAGACCGTGGGACATGGGGGTGGAGGAACCGGAGAACGCCGTGGGGAACGGCAGGCGCAAAGCGGGCAATGATACGGGGGCGGACCCCCCGGACGTTGTAGGCGGTGCACGCAGGAAAGGGGCCAGGCAGGCCGGGCCAAGCGGTGGCAAACGACAATCGGACGGTGCTGCCCGTATTTCTTGTCACTTTCCCCTTCTTCGCGCTGATCGCGGCCGGCTACGCCGCCGCCCGCGCCCGCCTCCTGCCGCTGGAGGCGATTCCCGGCCTCAACACCTTCGTGCTGTATTTCGCGCTGCCGTGCATGCTGCTGCGCTTCGGCGCCGGCACGCCGATCGCGCAACTGCTCGACGGCAGCGTGGCACTCATCTGGGGCACGAGCGCGCTGGCCGTGGTGGCGGGTGTGGTGCTGCTGACGCGCAATGCGCGCATCGGCTGGAACGACGCAGCTTTCGGCGCGCTGGTGGCCGCCTTTCCGAACACCGGCTTCATGGGCGTGCCGCTGCTGGTCGCGATCCTCGGTGCGCAGGCGGCGGGGCCGATGATCATCACGATCGCGTTCGACCTGGTGGTGACCTCGTCGCTGTGCATTGCGCTCTCGCGGCTTGATGGCGCCGGGGGCGCGGGGCGGCACGGTGCATCGCAAGCGGCGCGCAAGGCGCTGCGCGGCATCCTCGTCAATCCGATGCCCTGGTCGATCCTGCTGGGTGTGCTGCTGTCGGCTGCGCGCTGGCAGTTGCCGGGGCCCATCGACCGCACCGTGGCCATGCTCGCGGACGCGGCTTCGCCGGTGGCGCTCTTCACCATCGGCGCGGTGCTGGCGCGTTCCGCATTGCTGGCGCGCGAGCACCAGGCCAGCGCGGCCGTTGCGGAGGCCATGGGCACCGCCGGCACGCCCGCGCCGAAGGCACCGTTGGCCGACGTGCTGCCGGTGGTGGCGGTAAAGCTGCTGCTGCACCCGTTGCTGGTGTGGGCGTTGGGCGCCGGTGCCATCGCGCTGGGGCTGCCGCTCTCGCACGCGGCGCTGGTGGTGATCGTGCTGGTCGCGGCGCTGCCGAGCGCGAGCAATGTGTCGATGCTGGCCGAGCGCTTCGGCGCCGACAACGGGCGCATCGCACGCATCATCCTGTGGACGACGGTGGCGGCCTTCTTCAGTTTTCCGCTGGCGGTCGGGCTGCTGCGCTGAGGCGAAGGGCTACGGCGTGAGCACGCCGAGCTTGTACGGATCGGCATCGGACAGGCGCTCGCACTTGGAGAAGTCGCGGCCCTGCGTGCCGTCGCAGTAGTAGGCGTTGTAGATGCGTCCGAAGAGCGTGGGGCTCGCGGTGAAGAGCACGCCGTGGTCGGGCTGCCAGTTGTCCTTGTCTTTCGCGGGCGGGACACTGGCCTCCACCGGTTTCGCCGTCGCCGTGCCCGCCGTGGTGGCGGTTGCGGGCGTGAAGTCGGCCAGTGTCTTGTGGGCTTCGTCGCCGCGCCAGCGCACGGCCAGCTCGGCCGCCGTGGGGCGCGCGGCCACCGGCAGCAGGATGCCGTTGACCTGGAAGCCGTAACCGAATCGATGCGTCTTGCCGGCAAGGAACGCGTACGCGCAGGCGGCCATGCACTGGCCGCGGATCTCGGTGTCGACGCCGCTCGCGCGGATGGCATCGGCAAAGGCGCCGGCCGCATCGGCGGTGCCGCCGGAGAGGTCCTCGAACACCACGGTGCGCACGGTGCCGCTTGCCAGATGGTCGATGAAGGGCTTGATCGCACCGCCGTCGAGCATGCCCGACACCACCAGCTCGCGGCCTTGCAGTTCGATGTCCGCGGCGGCGGCGGGTGTGCCGATGACCGAGGCGATGCACGCAAGCGAGAGGACCCAACCAGGAAGAGACGACGGTTTCACGGCGACCTTTGCGTGTGAGCGAGCGAGCTTGCTTGGAACCCGGGGTCCGCGCTGAGTTCGCGGGTTTACTGCCCGTTTACAGCTTGAACAGCCGCACGGCATCACGTCAACTCTTTTTGCAGATTATTTCTGGGTAACTGCAGGGCAGGCCGTAAGTCGTAGGCATCGGT
This region of Variovorax sp. RKNM96 genomic DNA includes:
- a CDS encoding TetR/AcrR family transcriptional regulator, with the translated sequence MATSSNLQERKQRELEQRRKDILKVVRKMIVKSGAREITMRKVAEESGFSNTVVYALFGDKASMIANAVDDDLIRLNKLMQAAVVGGKSSIERIRLACLAYVENGLKHPDQYFLVFMERRPAAPIETSTLTFGDLESDPYAFVCSLTAALVHDGYMAADDKQVAVATQIIWEGMHGMTSLRVSTGDDPWIERLDAEAHLNLLLDILLLGIVQRFPGAKSAAAIKLLSQGRS
- a CDS encoding coniferyl aldehyde dehydrogenase — translated: MARSRTTGRCTNKRAEAHRRSAMTQDMKQTFDAMRAASLRAQTPPWSERAGRLERLRALVMDHRKEIAAAISADFFNRPYQETELAEVFPAVEGINHALRHGRKWMRTQRRSTGLWFKPASSRIMPQPLGVVGIVVPWNYPLNLAVGPMTAALAAGNRVMVKQSEFTPRFAELFATLVRASFAEDEIAIVNGDAEAAREFTSLPFDHLLFTGSTAVGHHVMRAASENLTPVTLELGGKSPAIIGPDANFEKAVERILVGKTLNAGQTCIAPDYVLVPEGQQQRFADSARRVFNAMYPDIARNTDYTSIVSPRHFSRLQELAALAQMEGASAVPLSDMTPDAATRRFPPVLLTGIQDSMRVMKEEIFGPILPVMTYGAIDEAIAYVNAHPRPLALYLFEKNGATIDRVMQQTVAGGVSINDTLLHIAQDDLPFGGVGASGMGAYHGEHGFRTFSKMKPIFHQSAFNGVGLFKPPYSKTFERMMKLLVR
- a CDS encoding DSD1 family PLP-dependent enzyme, translating into MSRRKILLGTLGVAAVGTVGAFALRPGDNGAPHDDYFRALNNELKKNGPMRPCMVIDLDRMDRNIDRVMQSLRQGGKHYRIVEKSLPSHALIDYVAKRSGTKRLMSFHQPFLNIDAEIFPDFDILMGKPLPVQSAALFYKKLKGPFDPSRQLQWLLDTPERLQQYLALAQGIGSKLRINLEIDVGLHRGGVADNATLGRMLDLIAANPQQLEFAGFMGYDAHVGFGVPKALGSSEELLAKAMAIYQGFIDHVRGQYPTLWNDGLTLNTGGSPSYKLHEAEKLSTEVSTGTALLKPTHYDIETLAAHEPAAFIATPVIKATGPVTIPALDGKSKIFSWWDVNQRQTYYIYGGYWLADYASPKGLQFNGILGHSANQENVNGSPATGLSVDDQVFLRPAIAEGVLLQFGDLVTLRGGKIQDHWPVYQQTG
- a CDS encoding D-arabinono-1,4-lactone oxidase — translated: MSNDDNAQTPHGERRRTVLKAGAGIAVTAAFAGSGIEARAAADVAAPTAATTTPAPGWTNWSGIARCTPKAIETPGDEAELAAALRKAGAAGARCVGAGHSFTALVPTEATLISLDRMSGIVASDAQAQTVTLHAGTRLALLSRQLDTQGLGLRNLPDIDAQSFAGAIATATHGTGKDLPALHADVVGLRLMTPGGEVLDCSTERNPELLAAARVSLGSLGVITQATVRVVPAFNLHRRVFLKPLEAMLDEAPALAEKHRNFEFYYLPFTGYAAGITNDLYTGTDTVQSPSADEDMLRDLKRLRDWLGWFPSLRRWVAGKLIDGEQTEEAKNRSWKLLSTQRPTKFNETECHVPRADGIACVREVIAALERRNDVFFPLEFRFVKADDAWLSPFHARDSCSIAVHAAQGEPYDYLLSEIGPIYRKYQGRPHWGKLHDLKAPQLAALYPRWNDFLALRARLDPEGRMLNPYLRQLFGVTA
- a CDS encoding c-type cytochrome, with translation MRIAFRLFLSTLLLAGLAACKEEAPQPPSTSDIHRAESLRPASDDLRARYERSCLACHTAIDAKAPLTGDIAQWKPRLGKGMDVLVKHAMEGFNAMPPKGLCADCSEADMRALIVFMSQGKEERK
- a CDS encoding porin translates to MTRRVPLSVAALALPLCAGTAWAQSTLTLYGTVDAGLRYETHATDYGADGAPVNTRSRLRMTREGGMSESFWGVKGTEDLGGGLQAIFQLESHFDLRNGDPLPRDGSQYMQIASVGLVSQSWGQLTLGRQYNVAMEAASLAYGSNLWADYFNAFKPEHTLLAASKTNNMVHWGAQLGDVVLLAQYAIGEGEGSSRRGSQYGVGVAYAPENGPVKLAGALMRTKDDNTNAKFDIYTAGAQFRLGESATLQAGYIENRRDNDFTSFANGPFSAVDLAGLGIISPAQTVDPSIPGGFSKRRMILGGITYKATPWLTLAANVWFTRQRGYTSDFDGSASQYQLVAGYALSKRTMLYAEIDHSVYRGGLIGAQLVGINAQSPTIARTQTGTTVGIRHTF